From Scylla paramamosain isolate STU-SP2022 unplaced genomic scaffold, ASM3559412v1 Contig53, whole genome shotgun sequence, a single genomic window includes:
- the LOC135098281 gene encoding uncharacterized protein LOC135098281: MGHLSGAGTQLLQEWRDLGVLSLAVCDQDAQEVLAAISAVHVSLPRLHILCLHVPVGAVRTQACTTRLPGCPGVFLVLSGVDERLLEEAAQIAQLLQPTQRP; encoded by the exons ATGGGTCACTTAAGTGGTGCCGGCACacagctgctgcaggagtggCGGGACCTGGGGGTGCTCAGCCTGGCCGTGTGTGACCAAGACGCCCAAGAGGTTCTGGCCGCCATCAGCGCCGTCCACGTGTCATTGCCTCGGCTACACATCCTCT GCCTACACGTCCCCGTGGGTGCCGTGAGGACACAGGCGTGCACCACACGGCTGCCTGGCTGCCCAGGGGTGTTCCTCGTGTTGTCTGGCGTGGACGagaggctgctggaggaggcggcCCAGATAGCACAGCTCCTGCAGCCCACACAGCGCCCGTGA